A part of Rhinolophus ferrumequinum isolate MPI-CBG mRhiFer1 chromosome 11, mRhiFer1_v1.p, whole genome shotgun sequence genomic DNA contains:
- the LOC117030828 gene encoding olfactory receptor 5T2-like yields the protein MKNVTEVTIFVLTGFTDKLELQFILFLLFLAVYLFTLIGNLGMVVLVIGDSRLHNPMYCFLSVLSSVDACFSSVITPNMLVDFMSKNKTISLLGCATQMFLAVTFGTTECFLLAAMAYDRYVAIYNPLLYSVSMSPRVYVPLIIASYVGGILHASIHTVATFSLSFCASNEIRHVFCDIPPLLAISCSDTHTNQLLLFYFVGSIEIVTILIVLISYGFILLAILRMHSAEGRRKVFSTCGSHLTGVSIYHGTILFMYVRPSSSYALDHDMIVSTFYTIVIPMLNPIIYSLRNKDVKEAMKRVFGKNGWINKVSFSH from the coding sequence ATGAAGAATGTCACTGAAGTTACTATATTTGTACTGACGGGCTTCACAGACAAGCTTGAACTGCAGTTCATCTTATTCCTCCTGTTCCTAGCAGTTTACCTGTTTACTCTGATAGGAAATTTAGGAATGGTTGTATTGGTCATTGGGGATTCTCGGCTTCACAACCCCATGTACTGTTTTCTGAGTGTGTTATCATCTGTGGATGCCTGCTTTTCCTCAGTAATTACCCCCAATATGTTAGTAGATTTTAtgtcaaagaataaaacaatttcacTCCTTGGATGTGCGACACAGATGTTTCTCGCTGTTACTTTTGGGACCACGGAGTGCTTTCTCTTGGCTGCAATGGCATATGATCGCTATGTAGCAATCTACAACCCTCTCCTGTATTCAGTTAGCATGTCACCCAGAGTCTATGTACCACTCATCATTGCCTCCTATGTTGGTGGCATTTTGCATGCTTCTATACACACAGTGGCTACATTTAGCCTCTCTTTCTGTGCATCCAATGAAATTAGACATGTCTTTTGTGACATCCCTCCTCTCCTTGCTATTTCTTGTTCTGACACGCACACAAACCAGCTTCTCCTCTTCTACTTTGTGGGCTCTATTGAGATAGTCACTATCCTGATTGTCCTGATCTCCTATGGTTTCATTCTGTTGGCCATTCTGAGGATGCATTCTGctgaagggaggagaaaagtcTTTTCTACATGTGGCTCTCACCTAACTGGAGTGTCCATTTATCATGGAACCATCCTCTTCATGTACGTGAGACCAAGTTCCAGCTACGCTTTGGACCACGACATGATAGTGTCGACATTTTACACCATTGTGATTCCCATGCTGAATCCCATCATCTATAGTTTGAGGAACAAAGACGTAAAAGAGGCAATGAAAAGAGTGTTTGGTAAAAATGGGTGGATCAATAAAGTATCTTTTTCACACTAA